From a single Zygotorulaspora mrakii chromosome 2, complete sequence genomic region:
- the RIM20 gene encoding Rim20p (similar to Saccharomyces cerevisiae RIM20 (YOR275C); ancestral locus Anc_8.726), whose product MTELLCIPFKRSLNIDLRNELSKVIDSMSYQTSSFFTSDLDEISLVREKMCDLEVSNSRLENLKQYWFYLLCLQIKFPDYQIEFTWFQTLSPKSYACSQYSLIFESLNVLYNIGSMYSILALDANDGSVSSLKKLCLFFQYSAGCFEYILDHLNDSKEPVFDKSTGLALVSIMLGQAQECFWFKALKDSHKDSILARLAQQVVVYYSQAIIYSRKSELIRSHWISHLESKKHYFEAVVDYRRGISLGEKSEYGAMVKSLSAAIERLSKSEMPSKPEFMKKVTAALKNAQRENDFIYLQPVPSSLEEVKPAPMVKSIPISDFLRTTVRPEDSLFKDLLPISLMESCTGFNERQEEYVKQHICQPLQALNKLLNKNIPKFEISQETKPASEQEMEHITHVIKDQKKKNGQVNDLLNQVQSILREEYQTDEELRKRFGTLNWVLEESSLANKPFYEKLTKLNEYLEQGKTVDNETASLFETIDRKLITAPIKLPESNNPVIKEAFSIMRAREQYIQDVEARSAEHRILPKIVSEYKKTGEANFEPLFRSHIKFFDQDIKHVAHQKIQNDIISAKLTKQTAETTTQRLEPYNLYIEDLKYSRNLLQDVKSSIESGSQFYENLLKSTKSLLIEVQEFENTRRDQKRKLEEKLIVSNQKPV is encoded by the coding sequence ATGACCGAGTTACTATGCATACCATTCAAGCGAAGTTTAAATATCGACCTTAGAAATGAATTATCTAAAGTTATAGACTCAATGTCCTACCAGACATCATCTTTCTTTACGTCAGACTTGGACGAAATATCCCTAGTGAGAGAGAAAATGTGCGATCTAGAGGTTTCAAATTCCAGATTAGAAAATCTAAAGCAGTATTGGTTTTACTTATTATGTTTGCAAATTAAGTTCCCAGACTATCAAATAGAGTTCACTTGGTTTCAGACTTTGTCACCGAAGTCATATGCTTGTTCTCAGTACTCGTTGATTTTCGAGAGTCTTAATGTACTTTATAATATCGGGTCTATGTATTCTATATTGGCCCTGGATGCTAATGATGGTTCTGTGAGTTCACTGAAAAAACTTTGCCTATTTTTTCAGTACAGTGCTGGGTGTTTTGAGTATATACTTGATCATCTTAACGACTCCAAGGAACCAGTTTTCGACAAAAGTACCGGCTTGGCCTTAGTAAGCATCATGCTAGGTCAAGCGCAAGAGTGTTTTTGGTTCAAAGCTCTAAAGGACTCGCATAAAGATTCAATCTTAGCCCGATTGGCACAGCAAGTCGTAGTCTACTACAGTCAGGCGATAATATATTCCCGGAAGAGTGAGCTTATAAGAAGTCATTGGATTTCACATTTGGAATCGAAAAAACATTATTTCGAAGCAGTAGTCGATTACAGGAGGGGGATATCATTGGGCGAAAAAAGTGAATACGGTGCAATGGTAAAGTCATTGTCAGCCGCCATCGAGCGTCTGAGCAAGAGTGAAATGCCCTCGAAACCAGAATTCATGAAGAAAGTAACTGCCGCGCTCAAGAATGCGCAAAGAGAAAACGATTTCATATATTTACAGCCTGTACCGTCAAGCTTAGAAGAGGTGAAACCGGCACCAATGGTAAAGTCGATACCTATATCTGATTTCTTGCGAACGACGGTTCGACCAGAAGATTCtttattcaaagatttattGCCAATAAGCTTAATGGAATCATGCACTGGGTTCAATGAAAGACAGGAGGAATACGTCAAGCAGCATATTTGTCAACCTTTACAAGCGCTGAACAAACTACTCAATAAGAATATCCCAAAGTTCGAAATCTCGCAAGAAACCAAACCTGCAAGTGAACAGGAAATGGAACATATCACACACGTAAttaaagatcaaaaaaagaagaacgGTCAAGTAAATGATTTACTTAATCAAGTTCAAAGCATACTGAGGGAAGAATATCAAACTGACGAGGAATTGCGGAAAAGATTTGGCACATTAAATTGGGTTTTAGAGGAGTCCTCACTGGCCAATAAACCTTTCTATGAAAAGTTGACAAAACTAAATGAGTATCTTGAGCAAGGGAAAACTGTAGACAATGAAACTGCTTCCTTATTCGAAACGATCGATAGGAAACTTATCACAGCACCAATAAAGCTGCCCGAGAGTAATAATCCAGTTATTAAAGAAGCATTCTCGATAATGAGAGCCAGGGAACAATACATCCAGGACGTTGAGGCGAGATCTGCTGAACATAGAATACTCCCCAAAATTGTTTCTGAATATAAGAAAACTGGGGAAGCTAATTTTGAACCGCTTTTCAGATCGCACATCAAGTTTTTCGACCAGGACATTAAACATGTTGCAcaccaaaaaattcaaaatgacATAATATCAGCCAAGCTAACAAAACAGACTGCCGAAACGACCACACAGCGGCTGGAACCATACAATCTATATATAGAAGATTTGAAGTATTCTCGGAACCTTTTACAAGATGTAAAGAGCAGTATTGAAAGTGGTAGCCAGTTCTATGAAAACCTTTtaaaatcaacaaaatcatTATTAATTGAAGTTCaggaatttgaaaatactAGAAGAGACCAAAAGCGAAAGCTCGAAGAGAAGTTGATtgtttcaaatcaaaagcCTGTATAA
- the MOD5 gene encoding tRNA dimethylallyltransferase (similar to Saccharomyces cerevisiae MOD5 (YOR274W); ancestral locus Anc_8.725), whose amino-acid sequence MTSFLFSKLEKSKKNWNYREGLIKINSWTMLRKLLNRLFMTSGNKVIVIAGTTGVGKSQLSIELASRFNGEVINSDSMQVYKKIPIITNKHPLEERNRISHHVMNHVDWTEEYYLHRFEKECFAAIDDIHSRGKTPIIVGGTHYYLQVLLNKHMTSEKRALTDEQKNILFSNNPEMVYKTLKDHDPVIASKFHPNDTRRVQRMLEIYYETGKRPSELYSKQSTQLRYDTLFLWLHSDYQPLESRLDERVDNMLGSGGLEEIEELYRFYKDNKYSLTQCENGVWQVIGFKEFLPWLEKEQNITLEQCTERMKIRTRQYAKKQVKWIKKMLVPDVKGNIYMLDASDLTQWNLLVADRAKKITEEFIHDREMTYDFAPERLKTLLVSRDIPVRKPDDWKQFSCSICLDQKGKNLIIIGEKNWNIHLRSKRHKSNLTKGLRKLQFEKWKADQREKHVICD is encoded by the coding sequence ATGACCAGTTTTCTATTTTCGaagcttgaaaaatcaaaaaaaaactggaatTATAGAGAAGGCTtaatcaaaataaattcCTGGACAATGCTCAGAAAGCTGTTAAACAGACTATTCATGACATCCGGGAATAAAGTTATTGTGATTGCAGGGACAACTGGTGTTGGTAAATCACAGTTGTCTATTGAGTTAGCGAGCCGTTTCAATGGCGAAGTGATAAATTCTGACTCGATGCAGGTTTACAAGAAAATACCGATTATTACCAATAAGCATCCCTTGGAGGAGAGAAACCGAATTTCCCATCATGTTATGAATCATGTAGACTGGACTGAAGAATACTACTTGCACAGGTTTGAGAAGGAGTGTTTTGCAGCAATAGATGACATTCATAGCAGAGGGAAAACACCAATTATTGTGGGCGGTACGCATTATTACCTGCAAGTATTGCTTAACAAACACATGACTTCGGAGAAGCGGGCGCTAACAGATGAGCAAAAGAATATACTCTTTTCGAATAACCCAGAGATGGTTTATAAGACATTGAAGGATCATGATCCCGTTATCGCCAGCAAATTTCATCCAAACGATACAAGACGAGTTCAAAGGATGCTGGAGATATATTACGAAACAGGTAAAAGGCCGAGTGAACTATACTCTAAACAATCTACCCAGCTAAGATATGACACTTTATTTCTGTGGCTCCATAGTGACTACCAGCCGTTAGAATCGCGACTTGATGAAAGAGTGGACAACATGTTGGGAAGTGGAGGACTAGAAGAGATTGAAGAGCTTTACAGATTCTATAAGGATAATAAATACAGTCTTACGCAATGTGAAAACGGTGTTTGGCAAGTGATCGGGTTTAAGGAGTTTTTGCCCTGGCTAGAGAAGGAACAAAATATAACGTTGGAACAATGTACCGAGCGGATGAAGATAAGAACTAGACAATATGCTAAAAAGCAGGTTAAATGGATAAAGAAGATGCTGGTACCAGATGTTAAGGgtaatatatatatgttaGACGCTTCTGATTTGACTCAATGGAACCTTCTCGTAGCAGACAGagccaaaaaaatcaccGAAGAGTTCATCCATGATCGTGAAATGACATATGATTTTGCACCAGAGAGACTGAAAACGCTGTTAGTCAGTCGAGATATTCCTGTTCGCAAACCCGATGACTGGAAGCAGTTCTCGTGCTCTATTTGCCTGGATCAGAAAGGCAAAAACCTAATCATTATcggagaaaaaaattggaacatACATTTGAGAAGTAAACGGCACAAGTCTAATTTGACAAAAGGGTTGCGAAAGCTCCAGTTTGAAAAGTGGAAAGCTGATCAAAGGGAGAAACATGTAATATGTGATTAA
- the EFR3 gene encoding Efr3p (similar to Saccharomyces cerevisiae EFR3 (YMR212C); ancestral locus Anc_8.727), which translates to MQLFAPKHQKLVNQCYPSGRTTDKKPKSSETSYLLYYVNSRRSKLEKVSTYLVKRTVADLNRRRVGNVSVTLELMAQIITNCKENLNVFVKDFLSIMQRIVSNNNFNNDVTVVELVEKTYCNICQNVDGALFSGDSEFVKMYQAFVTIYFKVVNDSLHNDDLVLKGCIDISQTKNIASSPQIKHLIPESVHCVLVKFVERNPRYKLPHLDPSGDQNLGKRLSRTQTRTLGLDDIQDTEADLSVRALKSYFGTTETDKLSASIRSLSDFIQTTPNKDLLEFICNGIPVQLRYIVVLLLIRQLNIKTSKHIIILKLVSSLLVSDVSIVGLSILDMMRKILKFQMENISQFDIVEQCSLTLADLNNKIYYRGQTSDMLYELIVKLKSTKNTNEISVLNGDVKQLLKQIVSPCLSLELFLDLAPFAAENEIVSLFDAVEDQTSGGWLFSRLFELIRKLKSSDHQRSLMHKVFEKYKNLALLSGLKYFTESVAESEPAYYIYHIEAARYLDIDDYRSQTEYKRETNSIFTKEDLVNFYSDVGSNKYSKKGMQILLSQNMQMSNSDLLSDTNGRSTIVGSLEGVTQDSSSEAIRSQNQEMNGNKKSNGTALHDYKMDNSISLGPNNKSWGTYRFQTPKVADLKRAMSRKGQQNVKRESSLRGGSQSVKSRVTNITFLLSELKSLDDETSHIHDPDEDEIVGMDKPDLVKSHALKPSISVSGSNRKSFVKPTERSQDEFTDAVEEVPTTGTRGRLF; encoded by the coding sequence ATGCAATTGTTCGCTCCTAAACACCAAAAGTTGGTCAATCAATGCTACCCATCAGGTAGGACTACAGACAAAAAGCCCAAATCCTCAGAGACATCATATTTGCTTTATTATGTCAATTCGAGACGTAGCAAACTAGAGAAAGTCAGCACCTATTTGGTGAAGAGAACGGTTGCCGACCTGAACCGGCGCAGGGTTGGAAATGTTTCCGTAACGTTAGAACTGATGGCCCAGATAATAACAAACTGTaaggaaaatttgaatgtaTTTGTAAAAGATTTCCTGTCAATTATGCAACGAATAGTATCAAACAACAACTTTAATAATGATGTTACCGTTGTCGAATTGGTTGAGAAAACATACTGTAATATATGTCAAAATGTTGATGGTGCTCTCTTCAGCGGTGATTCAGAATTCGTCAAGATGTATCAAGCATTTGTTACCATCTATTTTAAAGTTGTCAACGACTCTTTGCATAATGATGATCTTGTGCTGAAAGGCTGCATTGACATAtcacaaacaaaaaatatagcAAGTAGTCCCCAGATCAAGCATTTGATTCCAGAGTCCGTTCACTGTGTGTTAGTTAAATTTGTGGAAAGAAATCCAAGATATAAGTTACCTCATTTGGATCCTAGCGGTGATCAGAATTTAGGAAAAAGGCTGAGTAGAACTCAAACCCGTACTTTAGGTTTAGATGATATTCAAGACACCGAAGCCGATTTATCTGTGAGGGCTCTTAAATCTTATTTTGGAACAACTGAAACGGACAAACTCTCTGCTTCAATTCGTTCTTTGTCGGACTTTATTCAGACTACGCCAAATAAGGACTTGCTGGAGTTCATATGTAACGGAATTCCTGTTCAACTGAGGTATATTGTCGTGTTGCTACTGATTCGCcaattgaatataaagACATCTAAACATATCATAATATTGAAGTTAGTTTCATCTTTACTTGTATCCGATGTGAGTATTGTTGGATTGAGCATTCTCGATATGATGAGAAAAAtcttaaaatttcaaatggaGAATATTAGTCAATTCGACATAGTTGAGCAATGCTCTTTAACGCTTGCGGACTTGAATAACAAAATCTATTACAGGGGACAAACATCAGATATGTTATATGAACTCATAGTCAAGTTAAAGAGcacaaaaaatacaaatgAAATCTCGGTATTGAATGGAGATGTAAAGCAATTGCTTAAACAGATTGTAAGTCCGTGTCTAAGTTTGGAACTCTTCTTAGACTTGGCTCCCTTCGCTGCCGAAAACGAAATTGTGTCACTTTTTGATGCTGTGGAAGATCAAACATCTGGTGGCTGGCTATTTTCGAGACTTTTCGAGCTCATTCGAAAACTCAAATCATCTGATCATCAGAGAAGTTTAATGCACaaagtatttgaaaagtataaaaatttggcttTGTTATCTGGCCTTAAATATTTCACAGAAAGCGTAGCAGAGTCAGAACCAGCGTACTATATATATCATATTGAGGCCGCAAGATATTTGGATATTGATGATTACAGATCACAGACAGAGTATAAACGTGAGACAAACTCGATTTTCACGAAAGAGGACTTGGTGAATTTTTACTCTGACGTCGGCTCCAACAAGTACAGCAAGAAGGGCATGCAAATTCTGCTTTCACAGAATATGCAAATGTCAAATTCTGATTTGCTTTCAGATACAAATGGCCGGTCGACAATTGTAGGGTCACTGGAAGGTGTCACACAAGATTCATCGAGCGAAGCAATTCGATCTCAGAATCAAGAGATGAATGGAAACAAGAAATCAAATGGCACTGCTCTGCATGATTATAAAATGGACAATAGTATTTCTTTAGGCCCAAATAATAAGTCATGGGGTACCTATAGGTTTCAGACACCGAAGGTCGCAGATCTTAAAAGAGCTATGAGCAGAAAAGGACAGCAAAAtgtgaaaagagaaagttCCTTGCGCGGGGGCTCTCAATCCGTAAAATCAAGAGTTACAAACATAACTTTCCTGCTAAGTGAATTAAAAAGTCTTGATGACGAGACAAGCCATATCCATGATCCGGATGAGGATGAAATTGTGGGCATGGACAAGCCTGACCTTGTTAAGTCGCATGCCCTGAAGCCTTCTATCAGCGTTAGTGGTAGCAACAGAAAGTCATTTGTTAAGCCGACCGAGAGAAGTCAAGATGAGTTCACTGatgctgttgaagaagttcCCACAACAGGAACGAGAGGTAGGCTATTCTGA
- the ARO4 gene encoding 3-deoxy-7-phosphoheptulonate synthase ARO4 (similar to Saccharomyces cerevisiae ARO4 (YBR249C); ancestral locus Anc_6.168), which translates to MSESPMFPASDSSESNEDVRILGYDPLVSPALLQVQVPATQQSLATAKRGRKESIEILTGRDDRLLVIVGPCSIHDLDAAAEYAQRLKKLSDELKGDLCIIMRAYLEKPRTTVGWKGLINDPELNNSFNINKGLQFARQLFVTLTDIGVPIGSEMLDTISPQFLADLLSFGAIGARTTESQLHRELASGLSFPVGFKNGTDGTLDVAIDAVQAASHPHHFMGVTKHGVAAITTTRGNENCFIILRGGKKGTNYDAQSVAEAKKQLAPGSNGLMIDYSHGNSNKDFRNQPKVNDVVAEQIANGENSIIGVMIESNINEGKQNIPPEGKSGLKYGVSITDGCISWETTEGVLRKLAAAVRERRNLNKK; encoded by the coding sequence ATGTCAGAATCACCAATGTTTCCAGCCTCTGATTCTTCAGAATCAAACGAGGACGTAAGAATTCTTGGTTACGATCCATTAGTTTCCCCTGCCCTATTACAAGTCCAGGTTCCAGCCACACAACAAAGTTTAGCAACCGCTAAGAGAGGGAGAAAAGAGTCTATTGAGATTTTGACAGGCAGAGATGACAGGTTGTTGGTTATTGTTGGACCATgctcaattcatgatttAGATGCAGCAGCAGAATATGCgcaaagattgaaaaaattatcaGATGAGTTGAAAGGTGACCTATGTATTATAATGAGAGCCTACTTAGAAAAGCCAAGAACGACCGTCGGCTGGAAGGGTCTAATCAATGATCCAGAGTTGAACAACAGTTTCAACATTAACAAAGGTTTACAATTTGCTAGACAATTATTTGTTACTTTAACCGATATCGGAGTACCAATCGGTTCTGAAATGCTGGATACTATCTCTCCTCAATTCCTGGCTGATTTGCTATCATTTGGTGCTATTGGTGCAAGAACTACCGAATCTCAACTTCATAGAGAATTAGCTTCCGGATTATCATTCCCAGTTGGTTTTAAAAACGGTACTGATGGTACTTTGGATGTTGCTATTGATGCAGTTCAAGCCGCTTCTCATCCACATCATTTCATGGGTGTCACCAAACATGGTGTCGCTGCCATTACAACTACCAGGGGTAATGAAAACTGTTTCATTATCCTGAGAGGTGGTAAGAAGGGTACTAATTATGACGCTCAGTCCGTTGCAGAAGCCAAGAAACAGTTAGCTCCAGGCTCCAACGGTTTAATGATTGACTATTCTCACGGTAACTCGAACAAAGATTTCAGAAATCAACCAAAAGTTAACGATGTTGTTGCCGAACAGATTGCTAACGGTGAGAACTCCATTATAGGTGTTATGATTGAGTCGAATATCAACGAAGGTAAGCAAAATATTCCACCAGAGGGAAAATCAGGATTGAAATATGGTGTTTCCATCACTGACGGTTGTATAAGTTGGGAAACCACTGAAGGAGTTTTAAGAAAGTTGGCTGCTGCCGtcagagaaagaagaaatcttaacaaaaaataa
- the CEF1 gene encoding Cef1p (similar to Saccharomyces cerevisiae CEF1 (YMR213W); ancestral locus Anc_8.728), whose protein sequence is MAPVPVYVKGGIWTNLEDQIVKAAIQKYGTHQWSKIASLLQKKSARQCEIRWNEYLNPKLNFTPFTKDEDTKLLDLARKLPNQWRSIADAMGRTAQACIDRYNRLLEGDNDDSSDLRLGSSIDFKVGDLNPKSETLVAKPDDVELADDEREMLAEARARLLNTQGKKATRKIRERMLEESKRIAQLQKRRELKQAGVKTGIRPGKKKYSTELDYNVDVVYEQAPPSGIYDTSEEDVRLTREFKNFESNVERKGLKDKSNLPKSHKKEKQARSDRTQTVSTVQARDGSVLTNDYKKPVLSLPMPGTKRPAVEEKFETKRMKLLENTLTGAVFKENTETKLLVPEKIKKEEQNISINHIVKSTKSIRNLFAELPKPKNDFEIALDDEEDEESRNHDEFREEESNKEDLHLSGEISTPKEIALKLQCLNTQKDDLPPLRENPKNSFDQTYNELIACSMLNEPYIQSHDIEPYLEAVEMEIEKSKPLTARTVSIAEELPSQVQLSESIRKKMTTIKNLQEELAYLDPLIVRNDAISRQVCGQQLPTLRSLQLKHYVYYKMYLNESEGILQRRKRIKHDATTSTE, encoded by the coding sequence ATGGCTCCAGTACCAGTATATGTTAAAGGTGGTATATGGACTAACTTGGAAGATCAGATTGTAAAAGCTGCTATACAAAAATATGGTACGCATCAATGGAGCAAGATCGCATCTTTACTACAAAAAAAGTCCGCTAGACAGTGTGAAATCAGATGGAACGAGTATTTGAATCCCAAATTAAACTTCACCCCATTCACTAAGGATGAGGACACGAAGCTGCTGGACTTAGCTAGGAAATTACCGAACCAATGGAGATCTATCGCAGATGCTATGGGCCGCACGGCGCAGGCATGCATCGACCGTTACAACAGACTCTTAGAGGGCGATAATGATGACAGCTCCGACCTTAGACTTGGTTCTTCGATCGATTTCAAAGTGGGAGATCTTAACCCGAAGTCAGAGACTTTGGTAGCGAAACCCGATGATGTTGAATTAGCTGATGATGAGAGAGAAATGCTTGCAGAAGCTAGAGCTCGTTTATTGAATACTCAAGGTAAGAAAGCAACTAGGAAGATTAGAGAGCGGATGCTTGAGGAGTCCAAAAGGATCGCACAGCtgcaaaaaagaagagaattgAAACAGGCTGGGGTCAAAACAGGTATTAGGCCggggaaaaagaaatattcgACGGAATTGGATTATAATGTCGACGTTGTGTATGAGCAAGCGCCACCTTCAGGTATCTATGATACCTCCGAAGAAGACGTGCGATTAACTAGggaattcaaaaattttgagtcCAATGTCGAACGAAAAGGCCTAAAGGACAAATCGAATTTGCCAAAAAGTCAtaagaaggaaaaacaGGCTCGATCAGATAGAACGCAAACTGTATCTACAGTTCAGGCAAGAGATGGATCTGTTTTGACCAATGACTATAAGAAACCGGTTCTTTCTCTCCCGATGCCAGGAACAAAAAGACctgctgttgaagaaaaatttgaaacgAAGAGGATGAAATTGCTGGAGAATACTTTGACTGGTgcagttttcaaagagaatacAGAGACAAAATTGTTAGTAccagaaaaaataaagaaggaagaacaaaatattAGCATCAACCACATCGTCAAAAGTACGAAATCCATTAGGAATCTTTTTGCAGAGCTCCCAAAACCCAAGAacgattttgaaattgctctagacgatgaagaagacgaagaaaGCAGGAATCATGATGAGTTTagggaagaagaaagtaaCAAAGAAGACCTGCATTTAAGTGGAGAAATCTCAACACCAAAGGAAATTGCATTAAAATTACAATGCTTGAATACTCAGAAAGATGATTTGCCTCCTTTAAGAGAAAATCCAAAGAATTCTTTCGATCAAACCTATAATGAACTGATTGCCTGTTCGATGCTTAATGAGCCGTATATTCAAAGTCATGACATTGAGCCTTATTTAGAAGCAGTTGAAAtggagattgaaaaatcaaaaccaCTGACTGCTCGCACTGTGTCGATCGCGGAAGAGCTACCCTCCCAAGTACAACTTTCGGAATCgataaggaaaaaaatgaccaCAATAAAGAATCTGCAGGAGGAATTGGCCTATCTAGACCCCCTTATAGTCCGCAATGACGCAATATCGCGGCAGGTCTGCGGCCAACAGTTGCCTACTTTGCGGTCTCTCCAACTCAAACATTACGTTTACTATAAGATGTATTTGAATGAATCTGAAGGAATACTACAAAGAAGGAAACGCATCAAGCACGACGCAACAACGTCAACAGAGTAG
- the CAF20 gene encoding Caf20p (similar to Saccharomyces cerevisiae CAF20 (YOR276W); ancestral locus Anc_8.729), with the protein MARYTIEELLQLKPSETLTANFPAEEFRAIIEKVSQVQALREEEFAAHHVGHFNRRRSSHHHGKPKIKHTKPKVTTDSDGWCTFEGKKKGSGDEEEEEIFKETVSTPIAQETLKIKPNNKNISSSRPADTTDLVTDKPTLSFNAFAALESDEGEEE; encoded by the coding sequence ATGGCCAGATATACTATCGAGGAACTATTGCAACTAAAACCAAGCGAAACCTTGACTGCAAATTTTCCTGCAGAAGAGTTCAGAgctattattgaaaaagtttcaCAAGTGCAAGCCTTGAGGGAAGAAGAGTTTGCGGCACATCATGTGGGTCATTTCAACCGTAGAAGGTCTTCTCATCACCATGGCAAGCCAAAGATCAAGCACACAAAACCAAAGGTGACCACAGATTCCGACGGCTGGTGCACATTTGAGGGTAAGAAGAAAGGTAGCGGTgatgaggaggaagaagagataTTCAAGGAGACTGTATCCACACCTATTGCACAAGAGACTCTGAAAATCAAGCCAAATAACAAAAACATTTCCTCTTCAAGGCCAGCAGACACAACAGATTTAGTTACTGATAAACCAACATTGAGTTTCAATGCCTTTGCTGCATTGGAGAGTGATGAGGGCGAGGaagaataa
- the SCJ1 gene encoding Scj1p (similar to Saccharomyces cerevisiae SCJ1 (YMR214W); ancestral locus Anc_8.730), with the protein MKFPHSLLLSFLVLQFALAQDYYAILGLNKDASDKEIKSSYRQLSKQFHPDKNPGNEDAHHKFIEIGEAYEVLSDPEKRKIFDQYGAEALKNGGPGQGGQGGFHDPFDIFEQMFNRGGPGGGFGQRQKPRGHNLRVQEELSLKEYYTGSTLDFSLMLNDVCDHCDGTGSEDGKVTQCPDCQGRGVVIQLIRMGIITQQIQQVCGRCGGRGSIVKTPCKVCQGAKVVKKSKSFHVEVPAGAPRHYSEVKHGESDKGADFDAGDIFIEFNENSKNNMGYRRRGDHLFRTEVLSAREALSGNWERHIEFLDETKEVKLSRPSNTIVSDGEIERVAGFGMPKRGKGFGDLFIEYKVIMPHKLASGGYQAMRDEL; encoded by the coding sequence ATGAAATTTCCACACTCGCTCTTACTATCTTTTTTAGTCCTGCAGTTTGCATTGGCACAGGATTATTATGCAATACTTGGTCTTAACAAAGATGCATCAGATAAAGAGATCAAATCATCATATAGACAACTATCCAAACAGTTCCATCCCGATAAAAATCCAGGAAATGAAGATGCACACCacaaatttattgaaatagGTGAAGCTTACGAAGTACTAAGCGATCCAgagaagaggaaaatattTGATCAATATGGCGCCGAGGCGTTGAAGAATGGAGGTCCAGGGCAGGGGGGACAAGGTGGATTCCACGATCCGTTTGACATCTTTGAACAAATGTTCAACAGAGGCGGGCCCGGTGGCGGATTTGGCCAAAGACAGAAACCTCGTGGTCATAATTTGAGAGTTCAGGAAGAATTGTCATTAAAGGAATACTACACAGGATCAACCTTAGATTTTAGTTTGATGCTGAATGACGTTTGTGACCATTGTGATGGCACAGGTTCTGAAGATGGCAAAGTGACTCAGTGTCCTGACTGTCAAGGTCGCGGAGTCGTAATACAACTGATAAGAATGGGTATAATTACACAGCAAATTCAACAGGTTTGTGGAAGATGTGGCGGTAGAGGATCTATCGTAAAGACCCCCTGTAAAGTCTGCCAGGGTGCAAAAGTTGTGAAGAAATCGAAGTCATTTCATGTTGAGGTTCCAGCAGGAGCTCCAAGACATTATTCAGAGGTCAAACATGGGGAGTCTGACAAGGGCGCCGACTTTGATGCAggtgatattttcattgaattcaatgaaaatagTAAGAATAACATGGGCTACAGAAGACGCGGAGACCACTTATTCAGAACCGAAGTGCTGAGTGCGAGAGAAGCGCTGTCTGGAAATTGGGAAAGACACATAGAGTTTCTCGACGAAACAAAGGAAGTAAAACTGTCAAGGCCCTCAAATACAATCGTGTCTGATGGTGAAATCGAACGCGTGGCTGGGTTCGGCATGCCCAAAAGAGGCAAGGGTTTCGGTGACCTTTTCATCGAGTATAAAGTCATCATGCCTCACAAACTGGCAAGTGGAGGATATCAAGCGATGAGAGATGAGTTATAA